From the Streptomyces syringium genome, one window contains:
- a CDS encoding class I SAM-dependent methyltransferase yields MVEHDAFHATREAYDAAAPVYAQMFRDTLRDRPLDRAVLDAFAEVVRASGNDRVADLGCGPGHITAHLDGLGLSACGVDASPAMITTARQAHPGLRFDVGSMAALDIADGELGGVLSRWSIIHTPPRELPAILAEFHRVLAPGGHLLIGFSATDDPSHPTQVFDHTVAPAYRWSPDHLAAMLRACGSAEVARMIREPQPTDRRQFQEVHLLARKASAGTV; encoded by the coding sequence ATGGTCGAACACGATGCCTTCCACGCCACCCGCGAGGCCTACGACGCTGCCGCGCCCGTCTATGCGCAGATGTTCCGCGACACGCTGCGTGACCGTCCCCTGGACCGCGCGGTCCTGGACGCCTTCGCCGAGGTTGTCCGTGCGAGTGGGAACGACCGGGTCGCGGACCTGGGGTGCGGGCCCGGACACATCACCGCCCACCTGGACGGGCTGGGACTGTCGGCGTGTGGTGTTGATGCCTCGCCCGCGATGATCACGACGGCCCGGCAGGCCCATCCGGGACTGCGGTTCGACGTGGGCTCGATGGCCGCGTTGGACATCGCTGACGGCGAGCTGGGCGGCGTTCTCTCCCGCTGGTCCATCATCCACACTCCGCCGCGAGAACTCCCCGCCATCCTGGCGGAGTTCCACCGCGTGCTGGCACCTGGCGGCCACCTCCTGATCGGCTTCTCGGCAACCGATGATCCGTCTCACCCGACGCAGGTCTTCGACCACACCGTCGCACCGGCCTATCGGTGGTCGCCCGATCACCTTGCCGCGATGCTGCGCGCGTGCGGGTCGGCCGAGGTGGCCCGGATGATCCGCGAGCCCCAGCCCACCGACCGACGGCAGTTCCAGGAGGTTCACCTGCTGGCCCGCAAGGCCTCGGCAGGGACCGTCTGA